The Streptomyces sp. A2-16 sequence GGGGCACCAGCGATCTCACTGGTCTCATTCACCTGGGCGCCCGCGAATACGACTCCGCTCTGGGCCGGTTCATCTCCGTCGACCCGCTCATCGATCTCGATGACCCCCAACAGATGAACGCCTACGCCTACGCCAACAACCGACCCATCACCGCATCCGACCCCGACGGTCAGATGATCTACGACGACTTCACCGGCCAGGGATACGGCAATGCCAAGGTGATGAAGAACTACTACAAAGCCAACGGCTACATCGACAGCAAGGGCAGAACCACCAAGAAGTACAAGAAGCGACTCACCGCCTACAACAAGAGCTGGAGCAACTACTACGCCTCCAGCTACTACAAAAACCAGCTCAAAGAAGCCGCTCAAGCAAATGCCCGCATCGCCGCACGCCTCAAAGCCCAAGCCGAGGCCCGACGCAAAGCACAGGAAGCCGAGCGTCGCAAGAAAGGAATTCTCGCATCCATTAAATCCGGGATCGGAAACGGCCTGTCTGAAATGGGCTCGAACCTCTGGGACAACATGAATCCCGAAGCGAAGATGTCCCTGTACTTCTTCTACAAGGGCGCCGAATACATGTGGGACCACGGTTACGTCTCAGGTTCCGCATGCCTCATGGTTTGCTTGAACCTCGGATTCCAGCGCGGGGTTACCACGGTCGGAATCACAGGCGGGCTGACCTTCGGCGGCACCAAGGGCATAGTGAGAGGAAATATGGGAAACTATGCGGGCGTATCGGCAGGAATCAATACCGCGAAGCCCGACGAGCAAGCATTCCAAGTCGCCAGCGTGACGTCGGCGAACGGCTTCAGAGGAGGGACCTTCGCCTGGGGAAAGAGAACCACCGGAGGTAACTACTACCAGTACGGCTGGGCTGGGGGCAAGGGAACCGCCCTCCAAGGCCCCATGCTTATAGGCTTGACCTATTCGCGAGGTAATGGAGTTACCTGGTACCCGTACAGCAACTGAAGCACCGCACCCTGAACCAACAATGCACGAAAGGATTCCCCCGGCGATCATGTTCGCCGGGGGAAAATAATGATTATGGGTTTTCTCTACACAATCCTTTTCGCCATAGTTCCGGTCGCGCTAGGAATTGCTATCGTGACGAACTTTCGCAACCTTGGCGCATTTTTCTCCAAGGAAGGAGGGGGCGTCGCCCCTGTTGTGAAAGTTACAGGCTGGTTTTTCATCCTCCTTCCGATGTATCCAGTCATCTCTGAGCTAATCAACCTCTTCGATTGAGGCAAAAACGGACGGTACGGCTACCAGAACTTCCAGGGGCCTTCTGCGCCCCCTGGCGCTGGAACCGGCTTCCATGCGGCTCGAGGCCTCGATGGCGGGACGGGACGCATTAGCCAGTTCGGGCGAGGGCCGCCGTCTCAGCGTCCGGTCTGCAGGTGCGCCTGGCGGGCGATGACCGGTGCGCGCCAACGGCTGCGGGTGTGCCGCCATACGGCGTAGCAGTGCAGCCACTTCACTTCCACTGGATGCGTCGGGCGCGAGGCTGTGACACCGTGGACTCTGTTGGCCCGCCGCACTCCCCCGAAGCGGCGGGCCAGACCTGCATTCAGCGCACGCGAGTGACCCCGACTGGGCTGTCCGGGCAAGCGCTGACCAGGGCAGGGGGCGTGGTCGAAGTCGGCCGGCTGGGGCTGACCTTGAGGACCGCGCGACGGACAAATCGATGTACAGGGGCGAGCCGTGCGACCGTCACGGCCTATCGCAACGGCGTGTGGACCCAGATCTGGTCCTCCGCCGGAAAGCACACACTCAAGATCGTGCCCACGGCGACCGAGATCGAATGGCACACCGTGATGCAACGCTGACCGCGAAGCCGGGCCGACCGCTGCAGCCACCCAGGAGGTACAACCTAACGGTACTGATTTACGCCACCACATAGTGGTGGCTAGTCTGAGGTCATGTCTGTCACCACGATGACCCTGCGGATTCCCGACGAGCTGGCGCCCTCGATCAAGGCGGCAGCCTCGGAGGCAGGCCTGAGCGTGAACCAGTACGTCGTGCGCGCCGTTCGCCGTGCCGCCACTCTCGACGCCGCGCACCAGCTCGCAGCGCTGGGTCTCGGCGACGACTTGGCGGGCGAGGGAGACTCTCTGTGAGACGAGGAGAGATCTGGGCTCTCGGCGACGGGCGCAACGTCCTGATCGTCTCCCTGACCGGCTTGGAAGAGGCCTACGGTGCGGTGGTCGCGATCGTACTGCATCCCTCCGGCCGCTATCCCGATACGGCCATGTCGGTCGTGATCGGAGACCCGATCCCGTGCACCGCGGTCGCCGTCAACCTCCAGCAGCTGAGAGCGGCCCGATTCGACGGCGCGAAACTCCTCGGTGAAGTCGACCCCGCGGCGATGGCCCGCGTCGACCAGGCGCTGCGAGCCGCCCTGGACCTGTAGCCGCCCCTACCGGAGACCCGGTATTGCGAAGGCCATACGCCGGCCGCGCCCCAGAGGCCGCTGATTCGGCGGCCTTCGTCATCTTCGCCTTGATCGTCGAGGCGAAGATTTGGGTGGCAGGCACGAGCCTCCGCGTCGTGGAAGACGAGACGGAGGCTCACTCCAGACGGCGGCCGGCTGTCAGCCGCGCTGGGCCTTGCTCGCCAATACGCCAACCAGTGCGGCAGCGCCGGAGAGCCACTCAGGGCTCACGTCGGCGCATGCGAGCACGATCACCGTGATCAGCACCATGACGACGATGACGTGCAACCCCTTCGCATCGTGTGCCGTGCCCGCTCCCGGGGCATCCACACACTGAGGTACTTCCATGTACTTCTCCTCTCAGGTTCGCCTGAGCTTGGGCCTCGGCGCGTTTCAGGTTGGGAAGCCAGGAACACGCGCCGGGGCCATCACAGGTGGTTACCCAAGACCTACCCTCCACGGCGTCGAGCGCAGCCGCGGTTCCCCTGCTGTCCTGGTGTACAAGGGGGCGCACGAACGCCACCGTCTCAATATGTGGACGAAATCGTGCTCTGGCATCAGGTCAGCGCCACAACGGCGCGCTCATCGGCGAGTTCGACGAACTGCTTGTCGCCGGCCCGCTAGGAACATGAGCAGGCCCTTGCTACCGATGAAGATCATTGCCCGGGTGGAAGGAGTGCCGCCTTCATCCAGCAAGTCGCCCGTCGACCCAGGCCTGCACCGGCCCATACAGCCCGTCTGGCACCAGCTCGGCCAGCTGGCCGCCGTCGACCCACGCCACCTCCGCAACCTCCCGCGGCGACGCCGCATGCGCCTCTCCGGCCAACAGCCGACAAGCCACGTAGACCACCCGTCGCCCTGACAACGGATGCACCCGCGAGCCCAACACCACCAGCGGCGCCACCGACACGCCCACCTCCTCGCCGGCCTCGCGCACCGCTGCCTCGCTCGCGGACTCGCCCGGCTCGACCTTCCCCGAGGGGAACGTCCACAGCAGGACACCCACCGGGGAGGCGCGGCGCATCAGGAGGAGACGGCCAGAGTGCACGATCACCGCGCCAGCGACCGGGGAGAGAGGCATGCAGGCATCATCGTCTTTTCGGTCTCTCTCGACGCCAGCACCCCATTCCTGGCGCACCACCGGACCCCGGCTGCGCCAGCACACCGCGCGAGCGCCGTGTGCTCGGAGTCGGCCCGCCGGACCACCCGCCCGGCGCCGCGCGCTCGGAGTCGGCGGCCGCCGCCAGAGCGAGGAGCGAACAGCGTCAGCCACCGAGCCCGACGACCACGCCAGCTGAGTCGGCCTACTGGGTGGCCTCGGTGTGCTCGCGGATCGCAGAGGCGACGTCGAGCAGGGCGTAGGCGACAGCTGCCAGTCCCTCTCCGATGGCATCGGTCTGCTTCTCCTTACCCTCCCGCATGGCCGCCATGTCTGCTTTGCTCTCCGCGTAGTCGCCCCACACGCTCTTCACCGGCATCCGTGCACCTCCCCATGCCACCGGTCCGTCCGGCAGCCTCTGCTGCCTCCCCCGTCAATTGCCTGCCCAAGCGTTCGATCTTCGCCAGGTACGAGCGGCCTCCGAGGCCGGCGGACGAGTGGTCAGGACCCGTCAGCGGGCGCCCGGTAGGCCCGGTCGCGTCACAGCTCACCAAGGCCATCGCCCGCTACGGCCGCATCGATCTCCTCTGCATGGACGAGCTCGGATACATGGAGCTGGACCGACGCGGCGCCGAACTGCTCTTCCAGGTGCTGACCGAAAGCGAGGGGAAGAACAGCGTGGCCATCGCATCGAACGAGAGTTTCAGTAAAGCGCACATGTTCCGGCGAACCTGTGCCGGGCCATTCACGCAAGAATTATGCCGGTTTCATACCGATTAATTCACTTCTTCTTTGATTTCTTAGGAAAACCTTAAAGCGACCCAAGGACTCCGTTCGCCGCCCCGCACATCAATCGCGCATGGCGCGAATCATGCAAAGATGCCTATTTGCCGCCAACCGGATTGCGGAGACATAGGGCAATCTTTGCCGCTGCTTGATCACTCCCCAAGCTTGGGTTGAGCGTCCCTTGTGATTTCAGCGAGCATGCCGCAGCCCCTCGGTGAAGATCAGTTCGTTTTGTTGAGCTCCGCAGTGCGGAGCATCAGGGAGGGAACTGATTGTGCGTCACAGACCTGTGACCCATCACAGACCAAGAAAAGGCCGCGTGCACCAAGCACGACGGCTGCGGCAGATACTGAACTTGATTGAGTGATGTCGAGGTCGTTCGCCTGACACTGGGCGGCCGGCTTCGGTAGCCGTGGTGCTGTGAGGTACGCGCAGGGCGGCGGGCTGACCGACGCCGACAGGGCCACGCGGGAGCGGATCCGGCTGCAGGCCGTGGAACGCTTCAAGGGCGGGGAGAAGAACCGGGAGATTGCTGCCGCCCTACGGGTGAGCGAGCGGTCGGTGGAACGGTGGCGCCGGGCATGGCGCGAACGTGGCGAGGCCGGAATCCGGTCGAAGGGATCTCCGGGACGTCCCAGGCTCGGCCCGTCCCAGATCGCCAGGCTGGAACGGGAGTTGGAGCGTGGCCCGCTCGTCCACGGCTGGGCCGACCAGCGGTGGACGCTGGCGCGGGTCAAGACTCTGATCGGCCGCCTATTCCACGTGAGCTACACCGTCGAGGGCACGTGGCGGCTGCTGAAGCGGCACGGGTGGTCGTGGCAGCAGCCCACACGTCGGGCGATCGAGCGCGACGACGCGTCGGTCGAGCTGTGGAAGAAGGAGATCTGGCCGCGGGTAAGAGCACCGCGGCGGCTTGCAACGGCTGGATCGTCTTCGAGGACGAAGCCGGCCAGTCGATGACGCCGCCGCGCGCCAGAACGTGGGGCCGGACAGGCCAGACCCCGGTCGTCCGGGTTCGCGGCCGGGGCTCCGGCCGGGTCTCGATGGCAGGTATGGCCTGCTACAGAACCGGCGAAAGGTCCCGGCTGATCTACTCCGTCCGCGAGTACCGGGGCCGCAAGGGCGAGCCGAAGGGCTTCGGCTGGCGGGACTTCCGCGACCTCCTCATCCGGGCCCGCATCCAGCTCGGCGGCCCGATCGTGCTGGTCTGGGACAACGTCCGCCTCCACCTCACCAAGCCGCTGCGGGAGTTCATCGACGCGAACGCCGCCTGGCTCACCGTGTTCCAGCTGCCCACCTACGCGCCGGACCTGAATCCGCAGGAGGGCATCTGGTCGCTGGTCAAGCGTGACATCGGCAACTTCGCCGCAGCACACCTCGGCGAGGTAACTCGCGCGGTCAAGCACCGGCTCAAGCAGCTCCAGTACCGGCCGGACGCGATCGACGGCTGTCTCGCAGGCACCGGCTTGTCCCTGACCGCGCAAGCATCAGAAGCTGCCGAAGAAGCGGTGCCACCAGGTGGGACGCTGAACATGCCAGGGCAGCTGGCTCGGCCCGGTGTAGTCGCACTCCAATAGCTCCTCGGGAACGATCGCGTACCCGAGGCTGGCCAACGTCCCCATGACCTTGTCTAGATCCCCAGCGTCCAACTCGCCCTCGGCTTGCGCTTCGCCGGTGCCCAAGAAGGCGCCGGGGTTGTCGGCGCAGACCAGTGCCAGGGAGCCGAACTTGCTCACGCAGACAACGATCCGGGTTCCGCACACAGTCGCATCAGCCGGCACGGTGACCCGCCCGTACTCACTGGAGTCCTGCGTGTCCCGCTCGCTGACACATGGCGCAGCGAAGTCGTCCTCAAGCCGCTCCACGAGGACGTTGAACAGCGCGCCAATCCCACCACGGTCGTAGTCCCGGGGCCACTCCAGCCACTCGGGATCATCGAGCTCGCGCAACAAGGCCACGAGATCGTCTTTGTGCTCCGTCACCCGCAGATCTTGGCGGATCAACAGCAGGCCTCGCCAGCCCGACATCACTCATTCAAGTTCAGTAGCGGACGAATTTCTCGACAGTCTCAAGTCGATCTCGACCTCTGGGCGCTACGCCCGCTGGGTCGATTCCGTGGCTGCCCTGGCCAGCGACCCCCAGTTCGACGCCGCTGTCCTCGCTGACGTCACCGAGCCCCTCCTCTCCGATGACGACAACAGGCCGATCGACACCCTCGTTCACTTCTCGGACGACGATCTCGCGACCGGCACAGGACGCTCGTGGCGCAACATCTTCATGAGCCTCAGTTCCGGACATGCGATCGTCTTGCTCACCCTTACCCGACTCGTGGACCTGGTCGCGGAGCAGACACTCGTACTCTTCGACGAGCCTGAGACGCATCTCCATCCGCCGCTGCTGTCTGCCTTCGTCCGGGCGCTGTCCGACCTCCTGACGGAGCGCAACGGTGTCGCCATCACCGCAACGCACTCGCCAGTTGTTCTCCAGGAGGTCCCCAAGTCCTGCGTCTACAAGATCGGCCGCTCTGGTTCTCGCGCGCAGGGGCGGCGCCCCAGGATCGAGACCTACGGGGAGAACGTGGGGGTACTCACGCACGAGATCTTCGGACTCGAAGTGATGAGGTCTGGTTTCTACGCCGAGATCAAGAAGGCTGTCGACCGGTTCAATGAGCCTTTTCCAACCTCCTGTGCGGGCTGGGCAGTTGGCCTGACAAACGGATGAAGCCCCTGGTAGATGGGTTTTCGACCAAGAGAACCGTCTCCACCAGAGGCTTCGAATGCTTGTCTACCCGTCCGGCGTCGACGTGTCCAGCTCTACCCTGCGCTTCCTCGCTGCCCGCCTGAGGAAACACCGTCATGCTCTCGGAACTCGATGGCGGCGCCTGAGCACGGGCCGACAGGCCCTGCTCACTCTCACCCACCTGCGCAACGGCCAGCCCTACGCCCAGCTCGCGGCCGGTTTCGGGATCGGCACCACCACCGCCTACCGATACGTCACCGAGGCCGTCGAACTCCTGGCCGCACTCGCCCCCACTCTCGCCGAAGCAGTACGGGCCGCATCGATGAAGGCATACCTGATCCTTGACGGAACGCTGCTGCCGATCGACCGGATCGCCGCCGACCGGCCCTTCTACTCGGCCAAACACAAGAAACACGGCATGAACGTGCAGATCATATCCGACCCGAAGGGCCGTCTCCTGTGGGCTTCACCAGCCCTGGCCGGCGCCGTCCATGACATTCGGGCCGCACGCGAGCACGGCATCATCGACGCCCTCGCCCAGGCCGGCATCACCTGCTGGGCAGACAAGGGCTACCAGGGCGCGGGCGGCACGGTCCGCCTCCCGTACCGCGGCCGGTGGGACCGTCTTTCCACCGGCCAGCAGGCTGTCAATCGGTCCCATGCGAAGGTGCGGGCACTGGTCGAACAGACCATCGCCACCCTCAAGTCCTGGCGTCTCCTGCGCAAGCTCCGCTGCTCGACAACCCGAATCACGAGCCTCGTCCAGGCTGTCCTCACCCTCCACCTGGCCAGCTCAGACTAAGGATGGAAAGGCTCACTGTGCCCTGCAGGGCACGGCGAGGTGCGCTGCCCGGCCGACCGGGATGCAGCTCAGGCGAGGGCATCGAGACGGTGTGACAGGAACCCCGCCATCGCGCGGACCCCGATACCGATTGCGTGCTCGTCGGCAGCGAAGTCCGGGGAGTGGGGGACCCCGTTGATGCCCGCTTCCGGGTTGGCGACGCCGAGGTAGAACATCGCTCCGGACACTTGGTGCAGGAAGTACGCGAAGTCTTCGCCGTTGAACGGATACGCCGCGTGCAACACCATGACCGCGTCCGCACCCAGGGCGCCTCGCAGGTACGAGGCGTGTTGAGGACATGATGAGCCTCCAAAATTCATACTGGTGTTCGAAGTTGACGGTGATCGTAACCATAGAGGTCGCTGATCGCGGAAGATAGGATTCCTCTGCGGGCAACGTGATTCAGTTTTGGCCAGGTTGGTTTCAGCCTTCATGCCTGGTGGGAGTCCACACCTGAGCGGGAGAGATGCCGGTGATGGTGGCCCGTTCGGAAGCAGCGGCCGGGTGGTTGGACGAACCGCCGAGTGTGAGCTTGATGCTTTGGTCGAAGGTGCTCGCCGGTCCAGACGATCTCCTTTGAGTCACCGGGGCCCAGCCTGACCAGGACATCGGTGGCGGACCGGAAGCCCGCGGAGGTGTTCACGACCGAACGGCCCTGCATGTAGAGCGGGTCGTGGTCGCGGACCCATCGCGGCGCGATGCTCTCGAACCAGGTTGTCGCGCCGTACGGAACCGACTCATCAAGACCGGAGAAACGTGGGTGTCAAGTGTCAGGAAAGCGGGCAAGTTTGGCGCATGCGCTGAGATACCTCCTCGCGTACGCGAGGGGAAAGGCACCCGCCCGGGCGTCGAAGCAGGACCCGTCCCGGAACGCCCCTGACGCTGTCACCGGCCGTCGATAGCGTGACCGCCGTGATGGTGGGCACCGACGAAACCCGGCTGGTCGTGCTCCGCGGCAACAGCGCCTCAGGGAAGTCGTCCGTTGCGGCCGGCCTGTGTGAGCGGTTCGGCCGCGGCCTGGCCCTGGTCGGCCAGGACAACCTCCGCCGCATCGTGCTCCGAGAGCGCGACCGGCCCGGGGCCGCGAACATCGGCCTGATCGACCTGACTGCCCGCTACGCCCTGGACGCCGGATTCCACGTCGTGGTCGAAGGCATCCCCTACGCCGATCGCTACGGCGACATGCTCGCCCAGCTCCGCGCCGACCACCGCGGCCCGACCCACGGTTACTACCTGGATGTTCCGTTCGGTGAAACCTCCGCCCCGGCACGCCACCAAGCCGATCGTCGACGACGTCAACGAGACTCAGCTGCACGACTGGTACAGGGAGCGCAATCTCCTGCCCGGCGGCATCGCGACCGTCGTTGGCGCCGACAGCGCCCTGCACGAGACCGTCGACCGCATCCTGAACGGCACCGGCCTGCCCACCTGCCCGCCGTGGACAGCTGAGTGGTGCTGGCCCCGCCCCGATCATGAGGCCGACCGCGGGTGCGGCCGCGCCGCTCTCTTGAGGTCTGCGCAGTCTTCTCTCTCACTGCCCGCGTTCGACTCGATGGGGCCGCTGACCACATTGGCAGTTGAGTCACTTGTGTTGGTGCATCTACATGGCCCTCCGTGCTTGTCACTTGTCCCGCTTCGTAGGACGGCCTCGTTGTCGCTCTGCTGCAGATTTCGGCAGAGCGACAAACGAGGCCGTCGTCAGGTCAGTGTGATGTGCGTCTTCTGCGGATGATCAGGTACGCAGCTCTGGCGATCACTGCCGTGGCTGCCAGAACGGCGATCGCTTTGATGATGAGTCCGATGCCAGAAGCCACAGCTGCCACAGCCAGCACTACAGCCAGAAGTGCCGTTATCCATGGGGTGACTTTGTCCAGGGGACCGTCGTCGCGGAATGGGTTGTCCATTGTCATCTCCTCGCGCATTTTGCATAGGACGGGTACACCAGCCAGGGGGAGGCGTACGGGACGTTCATTCGCAGGCACTTGCCGTACTGTTCGGCGATCCAGGCCAGGACTCCGTAGCCCAGGAAGGCGTAGTACGCGGCGCGGCCGTAGACACCGAGCTTCTTGATGCCGCCTATGGCTGCAGCGGCCCAGCCCGCCCCGCTATAGAGAGCGGTGTTCTGCTTTCGGGAGAGGGTGACGTGCATCTGCGTCCATCCCCAGCTGATCTTGTAGGTGCCTGCGGGGTCGGCGTAGGAGACGGGGCTCTGACCTGCGTATTCGTAGGAGTTTGCACTACCCCCGGGGACCGGGTCGGTCTGGAGGAAGCGTCCTGTGGCGGGGTCGTAGACGCGTACTCCCATGAGGATGGCGTCGGTGGCGGTGGCGGTCGGTCGTTCCTGCCCACCGAGCCACCCGTACCGGTCGGTGTCTGTGTCCGTCGGGTTGCCGAACTCATCCGTGTGCAGCACACGGACCTGTGAGCCGTCGGGACTGTACTGCACGGAGACGTCGCCGTGCAGGTTGGTGAGCTGCAGGACGGTCGCGCCTGATGCTCCGGTGATCGCGGCCAGGCTGCCGGTGAGGTCGGTGACGTCCCGGGTGATGGTGCCGCTGGTGTCTTCTGCCGTCCAGGTGGGTGAGTCGCAGCCGCAGCCGTAGTGGCTTGTCGTGGTCGCGGTGGTGGTCCAAGTGCCGTCAGTGCCTTGGGTCTGGGTGGCCGAAGAGGCGAGACGTCCATCAGCGTCCAGGTTCCACGTCTGCCGGTTGGCGGCCGCGGTGAGGCTTCGGACCATGTCGTTGGTGTAGTAGGCCAACGATGATCCGCTGGGTTCAGTGGTGGTGCGGCCGAAGGCGTCGTAGGCGTAGCCGCTGTCCACAGTTCGATCGGAGCTGTCGTAGGAAGCAGCCTGGTTCGTTGTGGTTCCGTTGCTGCCGCAGTCACTGGAAGTGGTGGCCAGGGATGTGCGGTTGCTGTTCTTGTCGTAGCCGTAGCTTCGTGTGGTGCAGGAAGTGCCGTCAGTGTCCACCGCCTGGGCGAGGCGGTTGGCCTCGTCGTAGGTATAGGTGGAGCCGACGCTGGTGCCGTCGGACTGGGTGTGTGCGATGCGCAGACCGGTGATGTCGTAGTCCGCGGTGTCGGCCAGCACCGGGACTCCACTGCTTGTGGTGTAGCTCTGTTGGGTGACCATGCCCGTCGGGTCGACCGTGCGGGCGAGGTCGACGGCTCCGGCCATGTTCTCCGTGGCCAGGGCTCCGTCCGCGTCATAGGTGGCCTTGAACGCGCCTGCGACGGAGTCGGTCAGGCCGGTTGCCAGGCCCCGGGGGTCCTGGCTCGTGTCGTACGTGTAGGTGACCGTGGAGGGTGCCGAGTCAGTGACCTTGACCACGCGGTCCAGGCTGTCGTAGGCGGTGCTTGAGGTGTTGCCCGCTCCGTCGTTGTAGGAGATCTCGCGGCCGCGTGAGTCGTAGGTGTGGGTGATGGTGCCGGCACCGGTGGAGATGGTGGCGAGTCTGCCGTTGTCGGGGTCGTAGGTCGTGGTCGTGTCCGGTACTGCGGTGCCTACGCCTCCACTGACGGAGGAGTTGGTGACGCGGCCGGCAGCGTCGTACGTGGTGGTGGTGGTCCGGGTGACTCCGTTGGCGCTGTCTGTGGTC is a genomic window containing:
- a CDS encoding YlcI/YnfO family protein, yielding MSVTTMTLRIPDELAPSIKAAASEAGLSVNQYVVRAVRRAATLDAAHQLAALGLGDDLAGEGDSL
- a CDS encoding transposase, with translation MTPPRARTWGRTGQTPVVRVRGRGSGRVSMAGMACYRTGERSRLIYSVREYRGRKGEPKGFGWRDFRDLLIRARIQLGGPIVLVWDNVRLHLTKPLREFIDANAAWLTVFQLPTYAPDLNPQEGIWSLVKRDIGNFAAAHLGEVTRAVKHRLKQLQYRPDAIDGCLAGTGLSLTAQASEAAEEAVPPGGTLNMPGQLARPGVVALQ
- a CDS encoding NUDIX domain-containing protein → MPLSPVAGAVIVHSGRLLLMRRASPVGVLLWTFPSGKVEPGESASEAAVREAGEEVGVSVAPLVVLGSRVHPLSGRRVVYVACRLLAGEAHAASPREVAEVAWVDGGQLAELVPDGLYGPVQAWVDGRLAG
- a CDS encoding RHS repeat-associated core domain-containing protein, which encodes MVLAQLLTDHGTGALSGTDATTTYTPTAAGTGPPHAVQEATIKGGAKDGQKSTFTYDAAGNTRKRTTGASTQDLTWDDEGHLATLTESGKTTSYLYDADGSRMITRDADGSQTLTLPGDNELKVTKDGVKQGVRYYTHEDETVAVRTSSGFSFLLPDHQGTALTAVSMTTLAITRRKQLPFGSLRSETNTALPGTRGFVGGTSDLTGLIHLGAREYDSALGRFISVDPLIDLDDPQQMNAYAYANNRPITASDPDGQMIYDDFTGQGYGNAKVMKNYYKANGYIDSKGRTTKKYKKRLTAYNKSWSNYYASSYYKNQLKEAAQANARIAARLKAQAEARRKAQEAERRKKGILASIKSGIGNGLSEMGSNLWDNMNPEAKMSLYFFYKGAEYMWDHGYVSGSACLMVCLNLGFQRGVTTVGITGGLTFGGTKGIVRGNMGNYAGVSAGINTAKPDEQAFQVASVTSANGFRGGTFAWGKRTTGGNYYQYGWAGGKGTALQGPMLIGLTYSRGNGVTWYPYSN
- a CDS encoding AAA family ATPase, which produces MCSVTRRSWRINSRPRQPDITHSSSVADEFLDSLKSISTSGRYARWVDSVAALASDPQFDAAVLADVTEPLLSDDDNRPIDTLVHFSDDDLATGTGRSWRNIFMSLSSGHAIVLLTLTRLVDLVAEQTLVLFDEPETHLHPPLLSAFVRALSDLLTERNGVAITATHSPVVLQEVPKSCVYKIGRSGSRAQGRRPRIETYGENVGVLTHEIFGLEVMRSGFYAEIKKAVDRFNEPFPTSCAGWAVGLTNG
- a CDS encoding IS5 family transposase, encoding MLVYPSGVDVSSSTLRFLAARLRKHRHALGTRWRRLSTGRQALLTLTHLRNGQPYAQLAAGFGIGTTTAYRYVTEAVELLAALAPTLAEAVRAASMKAYLILDGTLLPIDRIAADRPFYSAKHKKHGMNVQIISDPKGRLLWASPALAGAVHDIRAAREHGIIDALAQAGITCWADKGYQGAGGTVRLPYRGRWDRLSTGQQAVNRSHAKVRALVEQTIATLKSWRLLRKLRCSTTRITSLVQAVLTLHLASSD
- a CDS encoding winged helix-turn-helix domain-containing protein, translating into MRYAQGGGLTDADRATRERIRLQAVERFKGGEKNREIAAALRVSERSVERWRRAWRERGEAGIRSKGSPGRPRLGPSQIARLERELERGPLVHGWADQRWTLARVKTLIGRLFHVSYTVEGTWRLLKRHGWSWQQPTRRAIERDDASVELWKKEIWPRVRAPRRLATAGSSSRTKPASR